A section of the Salminus brasiliensis chromosome 10, fSalBra1.hap2, whole genome shotgun sequence genome encodes:
- the sgms1a gene encoding phosphatidylcholine:ceramide cholinephosphotransferase 1, with amino-acid sequence MKEVGLWSVAEVSTWLVDEGMTEYSEALRDIDGRALLQLSESDFRAPPLSWVTGDNGRQLLERVETLRIANHMEVHKNGKHSSSHHTNGHVGTSLGNGTVSNGKVLNGEPKNGFRSEAVRIHIPLPTEHERSSFPTEWYKTAMAFLYALCCFVTTSVVISVVHERVPSKEESPPLPDKFFDLFERVQWAFSICEINGMLLVSMWIIQWLLLKHRAIVGRRFFFIVGTLYLYRCVTMYVTTLPVPGMHFKCSPKLFGDYEAQTRRIMKMISGGGLSITGAHNMCGDYLYSGHTVMLTLTYLFIKEYSPRRFWWYHWICLCLSAVGIFCILLAHDHYTVDVVVAYFITTRLFWWYHTMANQQFLKQNSQGNTFSRVWWFCLFRYFEQNVQGIVPRNYQLPLPLPLLWRTLPGSRVVYSRLESH; translated from the exons ATGAAGGAGGTGGGGCTCTGGTCAGTGGCAGAGGTATCCACTTGGCTGGTTGACGAGGGCATGACCGAATATTCGGAAGCCCTCCGGGACATAGACGGCCGCGCCCTCCTACAGCTCTCTGAATCGGACTTCAGGGCACCTCCGCTGTCGTGGGTTACTGGGGACAACGGCCGCCAGCTGCTGGAGCGGGTGGAGACGCTACGCATTGCCAACCACATGGAGGTGCATAAGAAtggaaaacacagcagcagccaCCACACCAACGGACACGTGGGCACCTCCCTTGGCAATGGGACCGTTAGCAACGGAAAGGTCCTCAATGGGGAGCCAAAAAACGGCTTCCGATCAGAGGCCGTTCGTATACATATTCCATTACCCACAGAACATGAGCGCTCTTCGTTTCCCACCGAATGGTATAAAACGGCCATGGCTTTCCTGTACGCCCTGTGCTGCTTCGTCACAACGTCAGTGGTGATTTCGGTGGTGCACGAACGAGTCCCATCCAAAGAGGAGTCTCCACCTTTGCCGGATAAGTTCTTTGACCTGTTTGAGCGAGTGCAGTGGGCCTTCTCCATATGCGAGATTAACGGCATGCTGCTggtgagcatgtggatcatacaGTGGCTCCTGCTCAAACATAG ggCCATAGTTGGCCGCCGTTTCTTCTTCATCGTGGGCACGCTGTACCTCTACAGGTGTGTGACCATGTATGTCACCACCTTGCCTGTTCCAGGCATGCACTTCAAATGCTCGCCAAAG CTGTTCGGGGACTACGAGGCTCAGACGAGGCGCATTATGAAGATGATCTCTGGCGGTGGTCTGTCGATCACCGGAGCTCACAACATGTGTGGGGATTATCTTTACAGCGGGCACACCGTGATGCTAACATTAACATACCTCTTTATTAAAGAAT aTTCTCCACGGAGGTTTTGGTGGTATCACTGGATCTGCCTGTGTTTGAGCGCTGTGGGGATTTTCTGTATCCTGCTGGCTCACGATCACTACACAGTGGATGTGGTAGTTGCTTACTTCATCACTACACGCCTCTTCTGGTGGTACCACACAATGGCTAATCAGCAG TTTCTCAAGCAGAATTCCCAGGGGAACACGTTTTCTCGGGTCTGGTGGTTCTGCCTCTTCCGATACTTCGAGCAGAACGTTCAGGGCATCGTGCCTCGCAATTACCAGCTGCCACTGCCGCTGCCTTTGCTATGGCGTACATTGCCAGGGAGCAGAGTTGTGTACAGCCGGCTGGAATCCCACTGA